A genomic segment from Nocardiopsis sp. Huas11 encodes:
- a CDS encoding heparan-alpha-glucosaminide N-acetyltransferase domain-containing protein, with amino-acid sequence MAVAKTTGGAGGASGTGDVRPRLAGRERLVGVDVARGIAILGVFIAHMGVPLVAFALGPEAVEGAGSFAIIDYSGAGATGTVAGWVETAVSGRSAALFAFLAGISLILVAGRHRPDTREERNRARVRVAARAIALIVLGYALATLGSLAVILHFYGLYFLLAIPLLWLRRRYLAAVGAAFLLLGPLLVTGVYSSALPWGSAFGAEESYDAEWEAEWDAKWDDPEWVAEQEALDAKWEARADDPEWVATYEAEQEASDAKWEAEMAEGFADKPLFALDYLESPAGLLVTGIYPAVVFMAYVIAGMLVARLDLRATRVRLGLVAGGVGLAVTGYGSSFLLLGPLSSLLPGGGEDVRYVDLLSADSHANTTLEVIGNTGVAMAVLGLCLLAADRAGRLPYPLAAAGAMTLTLYTAHGVGLWALERVIAPDASWAEFLRLHSVDVFILVGLVFAVLWRRYLGAGPLERPVSWISRTTARRFVPAPATVASESAGTSDLASPSGSATPSA; translated from the coding sequence ATGGCGGTGGCCAAGACCACGGGCGGTGCGGGCGGAGCGAGTGGCACGGGCGACGTCCGGCCCCGCCTGGCCGGACGCGAACGCCTGGTGGGGGTGGATGTCGCCCGGGGGATCGCGATCCTGGGCGTGTTCATCGCCCACATGGGAGTGCCCCTGGTGGCGTTCGCCCTGGGTCCGGAGGCCGTCGAGGGGGCTGGCTCCTTCGCCATCATCGACTACTCCGGGGCCGGAGCCACCGGAACCGTCGCCGGGTGGGTCGAGACGGCGGTCAGCGGCCGGTCGGCGGCCCTGTTCGCCTTCCTCGCGGGTATCTCCCTCATCCTGGTCGCCGGACGGCACCGCCCCGACACCCGGGAGGAGCGCAACCGCGCCCGGGTCCGGGTGGCGGCCCGCGCGATCGCGCTGATCGTCCTCGGGTACGCGCTGGCCACGCTCGGGTCGCTCGCCGTGATCCTGCACTTCTACGGCCTGTACTTCCTGCTGGCGATCCCCCTGCTCTGGCTGCGTCGACGCTACCTCGCGGCCGTCGGCGCCGCCTTCCTGCTGCTGGGGCCGTTGTTGGTCACGGGCGTGTACTCGTCCGCCCTGCCGTGGGGCTCCGCCTTCGGGGCGGAGGAGTCCTACGACGCGGAATGGGAGGCCGAGTGGGATGCCAAGTGGGACGACCCCGAGTGGGTCGCCGAACAGGAGGCCCTGGACGCGAAGTGGGAGGCCAGAGCGGACGACCCCGAGTGGGTCGCCACCTACGAGGCCGAGCAGGAGGCCTCGGACGCGAAGTGGGAGGCCGAGATGGCCGAGGGGTTCGCCGACAAACCGTTGTTCGCGCTCGACTACCTCGAATCCCCGGCCGGGCTGCTGGTCACGGGAATCTACCCGGCGGTGGTGTTCATGGCCTACGTGATCGCCGGAATGCTGGTGGCCCGCCTGGATCTGCGGGCGACCCGGGTCCGGCTGGGGCTCGTCGCGGGCGGCGTCGGGCTCGCCGTCACCGGGTACGGCAGCTCGTTCCTGCTCCTGGGCCCCCTGTCCTCCCTGCTCCCCGGCGGAGGCGAGGACGTCCGCTACGTGGATCTGCTCTCGGCCGACTCACACGCCAACACCACCCTCGAAGTGATCGGGAACACCGGGGTGGCCATGGCGGTCCTGGGCCTGTGCCTCCTGGCCGCCGACCGCGCCGGGCGCCTGCCGTACCCGCTGGCCGCGGCCGGGGCGATGACCCTCACCCTCTACACCGCGCACGGGGTCGGCCTGTGGGCGCTCGAACGCGTCATCGCGCCCGATGCCTCCTGGGCCGAGTTCCTGCGCCTTCACTCGGTGGACGTGTTCATCCTGGTGGGTCTGGTGTTCGCGGTGCTGTGGCGCCGCTACCTGGGCGCCGGTCCGCTGGAGCGCCCGGTGAGCTGGATCTCGCGCACCACCGCCCGCCGCTTCGTCCCCGCACCGGCGACGGTTGCGAGCGAGTCCGCTGGTACCTCCGACCTCGCGAGCCCGTCCGGCTCGGCCACACCCTCCGCGTGA
- a CDS encoding stealth family protein has protein sequence MSLTARVKRVGQYFQSSANKARREEERREAEARAEEQQRLDKIARRRRKLLDGDPSLRSFTADGVEMLGRAVEDFTAAGASERNLNLVADALDKAGVEYFLVPGRSPLRHVVGVHRSQRKAFLEAMRELYRASAVYAAKPTRDGVTVFSAYVDGALDEQIKSGLTIRVAEHLLSPGGRVLAGFEHGCDVEFWRDGASVLERDDSETVLSRLRVQTPRDGLADALVAPRRNRIADVLPGSERTPATLSVGGREHPTFEAFTWKLVEEVDFPVDVVYTWVDGADPEHAAKRARHLGGDAEAARLAANESRFTSRDELLYSLRSLRMYAPFVRHVYLVTDDQVPAWLDPEAEGITVVDHRDIFADPDALPTFNSHAIESQLHHIEGLSEHYLYFNDDVFLARPVRAEDFFHANGIARLPFSPFQFGLGRPVEGEVAPNSAGKNVRPLFAEDFGRQIIHKFKHTPHPQIRGVLSELEDKYAEDVERTMRSRFRSLSDVGLTAIMHHHFALLTGRAVPAEFRLRYVDIGLPGLQEKLDLLDSSDEVDFFCLNDLDTAPEDQEAVADAMRTFLESRFPYPSRYEKAAG, from the coding sequence ATGTCCCTGACAGCACGCGTCAAGCGCGTCGGTCAGTATTTCCAGTCCTCCGCGAACAAGGCGCGCCGGGAGGAGGAACGGCGGGAGGCCGAGGCCCGGGCGGAGGAACAGCAGCGGCTGGACAAGATCGCGAGACGGCGCCGAAAACTCCTCGACGGCGACCCGTCCCTGCGCTCCTTCACCGCCGACGGCGTCGAGATGCTGGGACGCGCGGTGGAGGACTTCACCGCCGCAGGCGCCTCGGAACGCAACCTGAACCTGGTGGCCGACGCCCTGGACAAGGCCGGGGTCGAGTACTTCCTCGTCCCGGGGCGGTCCCCGCTGCGCCATGTCGTGGGTGTGCACCGTTCGCAGCGCAAGGCCTTCCTGGAGGCCATGCGCGAGCTGTACCGCGCCAGCGCGGTGTACGCGGCCAAGCCGACCAGGGACGGCGTCACGGTCTTCTCCGCCTACGTCGACGGGGCCCTGGACGAGCAGATCAAGTCGGGGCTGACCATCCGTGTCGCCGAACATCTGCTCTCTCCCGGAGGGCGGGTGCTCGCCGGCTTCGAGCACGGCTGCGACGTGGAGTTCTGGCGGGACGGCGCCTCCGTCCTGGAACGGGACGACTCCGAGACGGTGCTTTCCAGGCTGCGCGTCCAGACGCCCCGGGACGGCCTCGCCGACGCCCTGGTGGCGCCCCGCCGCAACAGGATCGCCGACGTCCTGCCCGGCTCTGAGCGCACACCCGCCACCCTGAGCGTGGGCGGCCGCGAGCACCCCACCTTCGAGGCCTTCACCTGGAAACTGGTGGAGGAGGTCGACTTCCCCGTCGACGTCGTCTACACCTGGGTCGACGGAGCCGATCCCGAGCACGCGGCCAAGCGTGCCCGGCACCTCGGCGGCGACGCCGAGGCCGCGCGGTTGGCGGCCAACGAGTCGCGCTTCACCAGCCGCGACGAGCTGCTGTACTCCCTGCGCTCGCTGCGGATGTACGCGCCGTTCGTGCGCCACGTCTACCTCGTGACGGACGACCAGGTCCCCGCGTGGCTGGACCCCGAGGCCGAGGGCATCACCGTGGTGGACCACCGCGACATCTTCGCCGACCCCGACGCGCTGCCGACCTTCAACTCCCACGCCATCGAGTCGCAGCTGCACCACATCGAGGGGCTGTCCGAGCACTACCTGTACTTCAACGACGACGTGTTCCTCGCCCGGCCGGTGCGGGCGGAGGACTTCTTCCACGCCAACGGCATCGCGCGGCTGCCCTTCTCCCCGTTCCAGTTCGGCCTGGGGCGGCCGGTGGAGGGGGAGGTGGCGCCGAACTCGGCGGGCAAGAACGTGCGCCCGCTGTTCGCCGAGGACTTCGGGCGCCAGATCATCCACAAGTTCAAGCACACGCCCCACCCGCAGATCCGCGGGGTCCTGTCGGAACTGGAGGACAAGTACGCCGAGGACGTGGAGCGCACCATGCGCTCGCGCTTTCGCTCCCTGTCGGACGTGGGCCTCACGGCGATCATGCACCACCACTTCGCGCTGCTCACCGGCCGCGCCGTGCCGGCCGAGTTCCGCCTGCGCTACGTCGACATCGGTCTGCCGGGCCTGCAGGAGAAGCTGGACCTGCTGGACTCCTCCGACGAGGTCGACTTCTTCTGCCTGAACGACCTGGACACCGCTCCGGAGGACCAGGAGGCCGTGGCCGACGCGATGCGGACGTTCCTCGAGTCGCGCTTCCCCTACCCCTCCCGTTACGAGAAGGCCGCGGGGTGA
- a CDS encoding helix-turn-helix transcriptional regulator: MPKDASPAPALRYDLLDRAMDERRLALGMRWRDLADHTGMSGQALRDIRRGRSVPRELTVRQLEEALGWSPGSVHRVLAGGGPEVSEGTRGERGGHGDLTWWAEGDAVCYELTREIAGNPFTARLVVRDGRSREQVERELAKVVEMARIQLEG; encoded by the coding sequence ATGCCGAAGGATGCTTCCCCAGCCCCCGCCCTCCGCTACGACCTCCTGGACCGGGCCATGGACGAACGCCGCCTGGCCCTGGGAATGAGGTGGCGCGACCTCGCCGACCACACCGGGATGTCCGGCCAGGCCCTACGAGACATCCGCAGGGGCCGGAGCGTCCCCAGGGAGCTCACCGTCCGCCAGTTGGAGGAGGCTCTGGGCTGGTCCCCGGGCTCGGTCCACCGAGTCCTGGCCGGCGGCGGCCCGGAGGTCTCCGAGGGAACCCGCGGCGAGCGCGGCGGCCACGGTGATCTGACCTGGTGGGCCGAGGGGGACGCCGTCTGCTACGAGTTGACGCGCGAGATCGCCGGGAACCCCTTCACCGCGCGGCTGGTGGTGCGCGACGGCCGTTCCCGAGAGCAGGTCGAGAGAGAGCTGGCCAAGGTCGTGGAGATGGCCCGCATCCAGTTGGAGGGGTGA
- a CDS encoding crotonase/enoyl-CoA hydratase family protein yields the protein MSDEVLYTAEDGIAVITINRPKAKNAVDAAVAARIAEALDDLDARKDLSVGIITGAGGTFCAGMDLKAFMRGEVPLVEGRGFGGFAQRGPRKPLIAAVEGYALAGGFEAVLACDLVVAAEDAKFGIPEVKRGLVAGAGGLLRLQHRIPRNIAMEFALTGDFVGAPRLAELGLVNEVTASGGALEGARALAARITPNGPLALKVSKEIITASDDWSTEEMWDRQNELAGPVFVSHDAMEGAAAFAEKRAPVWKGE from the coding sequence GTGTCCGACGAGGTTCTCTACACAGCCGAGGACGGCATCGCCGTCATCACCATCAACCGGCCCAAGGCCAAGAACGCGGTCGACGCGGCGGTCGCCGCGCGGATCGCCGAGGCGCTCGACGATCTCGACGCCCGCAAGGACCTGAGCGTCGGCATCATCACCGGCGCGGGAGGGACCTTCTGCGCCGGCATGGACCTCAAGGCGTTCATGCGGGGCGAGGTCCCCCTCGTGGAGGGCCGCGGATTCGGCGGGTTCGCCCAGCGCGGGCCCCGCAAGCCCCTGATCGCGGCCGTGGAGGGCTACGCCCTGGCGGGCGGGTTCGAGGCCGTGCTCGCCTGCGACCTGGTCGTGGCCGCCGAGGACGCCAAGTTCGGCATCCCCGAGGTCAAGCGCGGCCTGGTGGCCGGCGCGGGCGGGCTGCTGCGCCTGCAGCACCGCATCCCGCGCAACATCGCCATGGAGTTCGCCCTGACCGGTGACTTCGTGGGTGCTCCGCGCCTGGCCGAGCTGGGGCTGGTCAACGAGGTGACCGCCTCCGGCGGCGCCCTGGAGGGCGCCCGCGCACTGGCGGCCCGCATCACGCCGAACGGGCCGCTGGCCCTGAAGGTGTCCAAGGAGATCATCACCGCCTCGGACGACTGGTCCACCGAGGAGATGTGGGACCGGCAGAACGAACTGGCCGGTCCGGTGTTCGTGAGCCACGACGCGATGGAGGGCGCCGCGGCCTTCGCCGAGAAGCGCGCCCCGGTGTGGAAGGGCGAGTAG
- a CDS encoding SDR family NAD(P)-dependent oxidoreductase — MDLNGISALVSGGASGLGEATARELAAAGATVVIADLNADRGEAIAKEIGGVFVSTDVSQEDQVKAAVQAAADTGKPFRAAVSCAGIAWATRTVDRQGNPHDLDSYQKVIQVNLIGTFNVLRLAAAEIAKTEPLNEDGERGSIVNTASLAGIEGQIGQIAYSSSKGGVIGMTLPAARDLAAVGISVNTIAPGILETPIYGEGEGAEEFKKRLAAPIPFPKRMGTAAEFGKLARALMEISYVNGEVVRIDGALRMPPK; from the coding sequence ATGGATCTGAACGGAATCTCCGCCCTCGTCTCGGGCGGCGCGAGTGGCCTGGGTGAGGCCACCGCCAGGGAACTCGCCGCAGCCGGCGCCACCGTCGTCATCGCCGACCTCAACGCCGACCGCGGTGAGGCCATCGCCAAGGAGATCGGTGGCGTCTTCGTCTCCACCGACGTCTCACAGGAAGACCAGGTCAAGGCCGCGGTGCAGGCCGCCGCGGACACCGGCAAGCCCTTCCGGGCGGCCGTCTCGTGCGCCGGCATCGCCTGGGCGACCCGCACGGTCGACCGCCAGGGCAACCCGCACGACCTGGACAGCTACCAGAAGGTCATCCAGGTCAACCTCATCGGCACCTTCAACGTGCTGCGCCTGGCCGCGGCCGAGATCGCCAAGACCGAACCCCTCAACGAGGACGGCGAGCGCGGCTCCATCGTCAACACCGCCTCGCTCGCGGGCATCGAGGGCCAGATCGGCCAGATCGCCTACTCCTCCTCCAAGGGCGGCGTGATCGGCATGACCCTGCCCGCGGCCCGCGACCTCGCGGCCGTCGGCATCTCCGTCAACACCATCGCCCCCGGCATCCTGGAGACGCCGATCTACGGCGAGGGCGAGGGGGCCGAGGAGTTCAAGAAGCGCCTGGCCGCCCCGATCCCCTTCCCCAAGCGCATGGGCACGGCCGCCGAGTTCGGCAAGCTCGCCCGGGCGCTGATGGAGATCAGCTACGTCAACGGCGAGGTCGTCCGCATCGACGGCGCGCTGCGCATGCCGCCGAAGTAG
- a CDS encoding N-acetylmuramoyl-L-alanine amidase: MILPNIISRSGWGARAPRSGVSAVWRSRTGFTVHYSSGPPTQTPRQIQDFHMDGRGWSDVGYNFLVDHRGRVYEGRGWTTVGAHAAPHNVSHIGVCFIGGDGDATDAAKVAIRSLYDEANRRAGRTLAKTYHGGLSGNSTSCPGSDLRSWVRAGMPSSGGAPSRPAPPPGTGRLAEDGRLGPLTLRAAQAELGVAVDGVWGPVTVRAMQRRVGAAADGFLGPKTTRAVQRRVGATVDGMWPSIRGYDRSGTVTADASVVSETTRRLQAALNEEKF; the protein is encoded by the coding sequence ATGATTTTGCCGAACATCATCAGCAGATCGGGTTGGGGCGCTCGTGCGCCCCGGTCCGGGGTCTCGGCGGTCTGGAGATCTCGCACAGGGTTCACCGTGCACTACTCGTCGGGCCCGCCGACGCAGACTCCGCGACAGATCCAGGACTTTCACATGGACGGCCGGGGGTGGTCCGACGTCGGCTACAACTTCCTGGTCGACCACCGAGGCCGGGTCTATGAGGGTCGTGGCTGGACGACCGTCGGCGCGCACGCGGCCCCGCACAACGTGTCGCACATCGGCGTGTGCTTCATCGGGGGCGACGGCGACGCCACGGACGCGGCCAAGGTCGCGATCCGGAGCCTGTACGACGAGGCCAACCGCCGGGCGGGACGCACGCTCGCGAAGACCTACCACGGTGGACTCTCGGGCAACAGCACCTCGTGTCCTGGCTCTGACCTGCGCTCATGGGTGAGGGCGGGGATGCCCTCCTCCGGAGGGGCCCCGTCCAGGCCGGCTCCGCCACCCGGGACCGGCCGCCTGGCCGAGGACGGCCGGCTCGGCCCGCTCACGCTGCGCGCCGCGCAGGCGGAACTCGGCGTCGCGGTCGACGGGGTGTGGGGGCCGGTGACGGTGCGTGCGATGCAGCGCCGCGTCGGCGCCGCCGCCGACGGGTTCCTCGGGCCGAAGACGACACGTGCCGTGCAGCGGCGGGTCGGTGCGACCGTTGACGGCATGTGGCCTTCGATCCGCGGCTACGACCGCTCCGGAACAGTCACGGCCGACGCCTCGGTGGTCTCGGAGACCACCCGCCGCCTCCAGGCGGCGCTCAATGAAGAGAAGTTCTGA
- a CDS encoding acyltransferase family protein, with translation MSVPVPNHAPERVRSASVSPRTARHRTDIEGLRAVAALLIAVFHIWFGTVSGGVDVFLVLTGFLITGSLVRAMERDGRLAFGAFWSKLARRLFPAGAVVLAAVLVAAYLLLPRSRWTGIIADVQAAALYYGNWHLSLGSVDYMAENSAAGPVQHFWSLGVQGQFYLLWPVLITVVGLIAAACGLRVRTAALTAVGTVLAVSFGYSLWITATDPVWAYFDTGARLWELALGGVLALVIARVRLPRALRLVLGWAGLAALVLCGLVIGDALPYPGLASLWPTLAAVAVLLAGTGSEQPGRLTATRLLGSRPLVWLGARAYTLFLWHWPILVFYLEVTGLDRATLAGGLFVLGTAFVAAVLTTWLVDGSLTRLTRTLRAPSWSLAAGVLFVVPVLLAGLVWGQAIERDRQLRMELSSDPMSYPGAAVTLNPALAENLPALPVYPDTATVASDTLDQTRECNALTDATEVVSCEFGDPEAGFTLVLAGSSHARHWFQALRAITEQHDWRLVMMTKNACQFSADEQVYRGDPYTECTNWNADVMARIAETGPDAVFTTATRTTPGGGRDDEPGAPPERTPDGYVERWRELEELGVPVVAVRDTPRFGFNVAECVDREGARGCVEEQSFSMAERPPYEELADVPGNTRFLDLTDHLCGDGVCRGVIGNQLAYYDTNHFSHAFSRSLAVVLEPYLLESLPEAPAAETSLAEASGTLLGAAESAEPDAS, from the coding sequence GTGTCAGTTCCCGTCCCGAACCATGCCCCCGAGCGCGTGCGCAGCGCGTCCGTGTCACCACGCACCGCGCGACACCGCACCGACATCGAGGGGCTGCGTGCCGTCGCCGCCCTCTTGATCGCCGTCTTCCACATCTGGTTCGGCACGGTCTCCGGCGGCGTCGACGTCTTCCTGGTCCTGACCGGGTTCCTCATCACCGGCTCGCTCGTGCGCGCCATGGAGCGCGACGGCCGCCTGGCCTTCGGCGCCTTCTGGAGCAAGCTCGCCCGGCGGCTCTTCCCCGCCGGAGCGGTCGTGCTCGCCGCGGTCCTGGTCGCGGCCTACCTGCTGCTGCCGCGCTCGCGGTGGACCGGCATCATCGCCGACGTCCAGGCCGCCGCGCTGTACTACGGCAACTGGCACCTGTCGCTGGGATCGGTCGACTACATGGCGGAGAACTCCGCCGCCGGCCCGGTCCAGCACTTCTGGTCGCTGGGCGTGCAGGGGCAGTTCTACCTGCTGTGGCCCGTCCTGATCACCGTCGTCGGGCTGATCGCCGCCGCCTGCGGACTGCGCGTGCGCACCGCCGCCCTGACCGCCGTCGGGACCGTCCTGGCGGTCTCGTTCGGGTACTCGCTGTGGATCACCGCCACCGACCCCGTGTGGGCCTACTTCGACACCGGCGCCCGCCTGTGGGAGCTCGCGCTGGGCGGCGTCCTGGCACTGGTCATCGCCCGCGTGCGGCTGCCGCGCGCGCTGCGCCTGGTACTCGGGTGGGCGGGCCTGGCCGCGCTGGTGCTGTGCGGCCTGGTGATCGGCGACGCCCTGCCCTACCCGGGCCTCGCGTCGCTGTGGCCCACCCTGGCCGCCGTGGCCGTCCTTCTAGCGGGCACCGGGAGCGAGCAGCCCGGCCGCCTGACGGCCACCCGGCTGCTGGGGTCGCGCCCGCTGGTCTGGCTGGGCGCACGGGCCTACACGCTGTTCCTGTGGCACTGGCCGATCCTGGTCTTCTACCTGGAGGTGACCGGCCTGGACCGAGCGACCCTCGCCGGCGGCCTGTTCGTGCTGGGAACCGCGTTCGTCGCGGCGGTGCTCACCACCTGGCTGGTGGACGGGAGCCTCACCCGCCTCACCCGCACGTTGCGGGCCCCCTCCTGGTCGCTCGCGGCCGGGGTCCTGTTCGTCGTGCCGGTCCTGCTCGCCGGGCTGGTGTGGGGCCAGGCCATCGAACGCGACCGCCAACTGCGGATGGAGCTGAGCTCGGACCCGATGTCCTACCCTGGCGCGGCCGTCACGCTCAACCCCGCGCTCGCGGAGAACCTGCCCGCCCTGCCCGTCTACCCCGACACCGCGACCGTCGCCTCGGACACCCTGGACCAGACCCGTGAGTGCAACGCCCTCACCGACGCCACCGAAGTCGTCTCCTGCGAGTTCGGCGACCCCGAGGCCGGCTTCACGCTCGTGCTGGCGGGGAGCTCGCACGCGCGGCACTGGTTCCAGGCCCTGCGCGCGATCACCGAACAGCACGACTGGCGCCTGGTCATGATGACCAAGAACGCCTGCCAGTTCAGCGCCGACGAGCAGGTCTACCGGGGCGACCCCTACACCGAGTGCACGAACTGGAACGCCGACGTCATGGCGCGGATCGCCGAGACGGGCCCCGACGCGGTGTTCACGACGGCGACCCGCACGACCCCCGGCGGCGGTCGCGACGACGAGCCGGGCGCCCCGCCCGAGCGCACGCCCGACGGCTACGTCGAGCGCTGGCGGGAGCTGGAGGAGCTCGGCGTGCCGGTCGTGGCGGTCCGGGACACCCCGAGGTTCGGCTTCAACGTGGCCGAGTGCGTGGACCGCGAGGGCGCGCGCGGCTGCGTCGAGGAGCAGTCCTTCTCGATGGCCGAACGGCCGCCCTACGAGGAGCTGGCCGACGTCCCGGGCAACACCCGCTTCCTGGACCTGACCGACCACCTGTGCGGGGACGGCGTGTGCCGGGGGGTCATCGGCAACCAGCTCGCCTACTACGACACCAACCACTTCTCGCACGCGTTCTCGCGGTCGCTCGCGGTCGTCCTGGAGCCGTACCTGCTGGAGTCGCTCCCCGAGGCCCCCGCCGCGGAGACGAGCCTGGCGGAGGCCTCCGGGACCCTGCTGGGCGCGGCGGAGTCCGCCGAGCCGGACGCCTCCTAG
- a CDS encoding CDP-alcohol phosphatidyltransferase family protein yields MPAFTLGDVQQQTYKPRDSWWTVWLVDPLASRLVKVTANRTSITPNQLTVAALVLGLGAAACFFLADWYWLLAGAILFHLSFVLDCMDGKIARLKGNGSVIGSWLDYVFDRIRVLICAVALMGGQFAVTENPIFLWFALGIVFTDMFRYLNSPQMAKVRTSMRKHMVRAIKEAEESDAPESGQVRLLAARFGANTAAPDETQDETQDEAQNEGLDEGLDEPQDGEEPERAAPTPGVRARHIQSTALQAGFHKRFPWYQRFRGVLRANRIRPHLFSGIEFQMGVFIVAPLVGVFSTTGMLATIVASSALMFAFEFLIIYKLWLSTREFNRVKDDINAVLSQYDLSKENRAA; encoded by the coding sequence ATGCCCGCGTTCACCCTTGGTGATGTACAACAACAGACCTACAAACCACGTGACTCGTGGTGGACGGTGTGGTTGGTCGACCCCCTGGCGTCACGGCTTGTGAAGGTCACGGCGAACCGGACCTCCATCACCCCCAACCAGCTGACCGTGGCCGCCCTCGTGCTCGGCCTGGGCGCCGCCGCCTGCTTCTTCCTCGCGGACTGGTACTGGCTGCTGGCGGGCGCGATCCTCTTCCACCTCAGCTTCGTCCTGGACTGCATGGACGGCAAGATCGCCCGGCTCAAGGGCAACGGGTCGGTGATCGGTAGCTGGCTCGACTACGTCTTCGACCGCATCCGGGTCCTCATCTGCGCCGTCGCCCTCATGGGCGGGCAGTTCGCCGTCACCGAGAACCCCATCTTCCTGTGGTTCGCGCTGGGCATCGTCTTCACGGACATGTTCCGCTACCTGAACTCGCCCCAGATGGCCAAGGTGCGGACCTCGATGCGCAAGCACATGGTCCGGGCGATCAAGGAGGCGGAGGAGAGCGACGCCCCCGAGAGCGGCCAGGTCCGGCTGCTGGCCGCCCGGTTCGGCGCGAACACCGCCGCCCCGGACGAGACGCAGGACGAGACGCAGGACGAGGCCCAGAACGAGGGGCTCGACGAGGGACTGGACGAGCCCCAGGACGGCGAGGAGCCCGAGCGCGCGGCGCCCACCCCCGGTGTCAGGGCGCGCCACATCCAGAGCACCGCGCTGCAGGCCGGCTTCCACAAGCGCTTCCCGTGGTACCAGCGGTTCCGCGGCGTCCTGCGCGCGAACCGGATCCGCCCGCACCTGTTCAGCGGCATCGAGTTCCAGATGGGCGTGTTCATCGTCGCTCCGCTGGTCGGCGTGTTCTCCACGACCGGCATGCTCGCCACGATCGTCGCGTCCTCGGCCCTGATGTTCGCCTTCGAGTTCCTGATCATCTACAAGCTCTGGCTCTCGACGCGTGAGTTCAACCGGGTGAAGGACGACATCAACGCCGTTCTCTCCCAGTACGACCTCTCCAAGGAGAACCGCGCCGCCTAG